One stretch of Pseudomonas sp. NC02 DNA includes these proteins:
- a CDS encoding HD domain-containing protein, whose protein sequence is MSTTIAGIKIPDSALAKATTEYIRDIESDLLYHHSRRVFLFGALSGERQQLAYNPELLYVGAMFHDLGLVEGHRSDDERFEVDGANAAADFLKPYGLSDDDIEQVWLSIALHTTPGVPKHLRPTVALVTAGVEMDVLGMEYAAFTSVQREAVVHAHPRGEGFKECIICAFADGLRHRPQTTFGNVKTDVLVDQEPGFKPMNFVEVIRKSPWTA, encoded by the coding sequence ATGAGCACCACCATCGCCGGCATCAAGATCCCGGACAGCGCCCTGGCCAAGGCCACCACCGAATACATCCGCGACATCGAATCCGACCTGCTCTACCACCACTCCCGCCGGGTGTTCCTGTTCGGCGCATTGAGCGGCGAGCGCCAGCAGTTGGCCTACAACCCGGAGTTGCTGTACGTCGGCGCGATGTTCCACGACCTGGGCCTGGTGGAAGGTCACCGCAGTGACGACGAACGCTTTGAAGTGGACGGCGCCAACGCGGCGGCGGACTTTCTCAAGCCTTACGGGTTGAGCGATGACGACATCGAACAGGTGTGGTTGTCCATCGCCCTGCACACCACACCGGGGGTGCCCAAGCACTTGCGTCCAACCGTGGCGCTGGTGACGGCGGGCGTGGAAATGGACGTACTGGGAATGGAGTACGCGGCGTTTACCAGCGTGCAGCGCGAAGCGGTGGTGCATGCGCATCCACGGGGTGAAGGGTTCAAGGAGTGCATCATCTGCGCGTTTGCCGACGGCCTGCGCCATCGCCCGCAGACCACGTTTGGCAACGTGAAGACCGATGTGCTGGTGGATCAGGAGCCGGGGTTCAAGCCGATGAACTTCGTCGAGGTGATTCGCAAGTCGCCTTGGACTGCTTAA
- a CDS encoding carboxymuconolactone decarboxylase family protein, producing the protein MFNNWSDLLPTVKKAFGTLGKSNPKMVKAYMALGEAAEENNVLDAKTRELISIAVAITTRCDGCIGVHADAAIKAGATREEVAATLATAISLNAGAAYIYSLRALEAYDTLKPAQQN; encoded by the coding sequence ATGTTCAATAACTGGTCAGACTTGCTGCCTACCGTGAAGAAAGCCTTTGGCACGCTGGGCAAGAGCAACCCGAAGATGGTCAAAGCCTACATGGCGCTGGGGGAAGCTGCCGAGGAAAACAACGTCCTGGATGCCAAGACCCGTGAGCTGATTTCCATCGCCGTGGCCATCACCACCCGCTGTGACGGCTGCATCGGCGTGCATGCCGACGCGGCGATCAAGGCCGGCGCCACCCGCGAAGAAGTGGCCGCGACCCTGGCCACCGCGATCTCGCTGAATGCCGGCGCGGCGTATATCTACTCGCTGCGCGCCCTGGAAGCCTATGACACGCTCAAACCGGCGCAGCAAAATTAA
- a CDS encoding ABC transporter permease subunit: protein MKRVSFSSFMLVAGLLFIYLPMLILVIYSFNESKLVTVWGGWSIKWYVGLLDNTQLMGSVGRSLEIACYTAIAAVALGTLAAFVLTRISQFKGRTLFGGLVTAPLVMPEVITGLSLLLLFVAMAQMIGWPQERGLVTIWIAHTTFCSAYVAVVVSARLRELDLSIEEAAMDLGARPWKVFFLITIPMIAPSLAAGGMMSFALSLDDLVLASFVSGPGSTTLPMEVFSAVRLGVKPEINAVASLILLAVSIVTFLVWFFSRRAEEHRKKAIQQAIEEAAADGWEKPADSRRAPAPV from the coding sequence ATGAAGCGCGTCAGTTTCTCAAGCTTCATGCTGGTGGCGGGGTTGCTGTTCATCTACCTGCCGATGCTGATCCTGGTGATCTACTCGTTCAACGAATCCAAACTGGTGACGGTGTGGGGCGGTTGGTCGATCAAGTGGTACGTCGGCCTGTTGGACAACACCCAGTTGATGGGCTCGGTCGGTCGCTCCCTGGAAATCGCCTGCTACACCGCGATTGCGGCGGTGGCACTCGGTACATTGGCGGCGTTCGTGCTGACGCGCATCAGCCAGTTCAAGGGCCGCACGCTGTTCGGCGGCCTGGTGACGGCGCCGCTGGTGATGCCGGAAGTGATCACCGGCCTGTCGCTGTTGCTGCTGTTCGTGGCCATGGCGCAGATGATCGGCTGGCCGCAGGAACGTGGCCTGGTGACCATCTGGATCGCCCACACCACGTTCTGTTCGGCGTATGTGGCGGTGGTGGTGTCGGCGCGCTTGCGTGAGCTGGACCTGTCGATTGAAGAGGCAGCCATGGACCTGGGTGCGCGGCCGTGGAAGGTGTTCTTCCTGATCACCATCCCGATGATCGCGCCGTCGCTGGCGGCGGGCGGCATGATGTCGTTCGCGCTGTCGCTGGATGACCTGGTGTTGGCCAGCTTCGTGTCGGGGCCGGGTTCGACCACGTTGCCGATGGAAGTATTCTCGGCGGTTCGCCTGGGGGTTAAACCCGAGATCAACGCCGTGGCCAGCCTGATTCTGTTGGCGGTGTCGATCGTGACCTTCCTGGTGTGGTTCTTCAGCCGCCGTGCCGAAGAGCATCGCAAGAAAGCGATCCAGCAGGCGATTGAAGAAGCGGCTGCGGATGGTTGGGAGAAGCCGGCGGATTCGCGTCGGGCTCCAGCACCGGTCTAA
- a CDS encoding GlxA family transcriptional regulator, with protein sequence MGKTVAILIFPGVQSLDVTGPLDVFCEANRFLPPEAHYQLEVIGLGHGNMACSNGLSLQAHRHFSEALEPYDLLLMAGGPQLPFEDFGPVFNQWLRDASARAKRFGSICNGAFMLARAGLLDGRTVTTHWGDAADLAALCPSAQVEADRLYVQDGNLYTSAGVTAGIDLSLYLLAQDHGPEVALSVAKRLVVFTQRSGGQSQFSPFLTPHAEATSAVALVQLYVLANLTGDLTIADLAKAANMSARNFSRVFAREAQITPAEFVERARVDAARVMLESTHAPLKTVAYQCGFRDAQHMRSVFNRRLGVTPQQFRLNFAAPV encoded by the coding sequence ATGGGCAAAACCGTCGCCATCCTGATCTTCCCCGGCGTCCAGTCACTGGACGTGACCGGGCCCCTGGATGTGTTCTGCGAGGCCAACCGTTTTCTGCCGCCCGAGGCGCATTACCAGCTGGAGGTGATTGGCCTGGGGCACGGCAACATGGCCTGTTCCAACGGCTTGTCGTTGCAGGCACACCGGCATTTCAGCGAGGCCCTCGAGCCTTACGACTTGCTGTTGATGGCCGGCGGGCCGCAGCTGCCCTTCGAGGATTTCGGCCCGGTGTTCAATCAATGGCTGCGTGACGCCAGCGCGCGAGCCAAACGTTTCGGCTCCATCTGCAACGGCGCCTTCATGCTCGCCCGCGCCGGGTTGCTGGACGGGCGCACCGTCACCACCCACTGGGGCGATGCCGCCGACCTGGCCGCCTTATGCCCATCGGCCCAGGTCGAAGCCGACCGCCTCTATGTGCAGGACGGCAACCTCTACACCTCGGCCGGGGTGACGGCGGGCATCGACCTGTCGCTGTACCTGCTGGCCCAGGACCACGGCCCGGAAGTCGCCCTCAGCGTGGCCAAGCGCCTGGTGGTGTTCACCCAGCGTTCAGGCGGACAGTCGCAGTTCAGCCCGTTTCTGACACCCCACGCCGAAGCCACCTCGGCGGTGGCGCTGGTGCAGCTGTATGTATTGGCCAACCTGACGGGCGACCTGACCATCGCCGACCTGGCCAAAGCCGCCAACATGAGCGCGCGCAACTTCTCGCGGGTATTTGCCCGGGAAGCGCAGATCACTCCGGCGGAGTTCGTCGAGCGGGCGCGGGTGGATGCGGCGCGGGTAATGCTCGAAAGCACCCACGCACCGCTCAAGACCGTGGCGTATCAATGCGGCTTTCGCGACGCCCAGCACATGCGCAGTGTGTTCAATCGCCGGCTGGGCGTGACGCCGCAACAATTCCGGCTTAATTTTGCTGCGCCGGTTTGA